From the Streptomyces sp. Sge12 genome, the window CGCATCGACGGGCGAGTGGGGCAGTAGGGGCGGGGGCGGGGGCTGGCCGGGGTCAGGATGCGCGGGGCGGCTTCGGATGCGGGGTTTCGCTCGGCCGGTAGCCAGAGATGTGTATGGGGGTTTCCCGTCAGTCTCATCGTCTCTCCGGTTCGGGCCGGTCCCTCAAGGGCGCTCCCTTCGGTCGCGTCGCTTCGCGATTTCGCTGCGCTCAACCCTTGACCGACCGTCCCGCCCCGGACATACGAAGACTGCCGGGAAACCCCCAAAGGAACGGGCCGGGGGATGCATTCCAGGGACGGGGTGGTCGGAGATGCCCGAGCGGGCCAGGCGCAGGCACGCCCCGAGGCGGGCCCACCCGAAGCCACCTCCCGGGTCGGCGGGCGCGCCAAATCGCTACGCGTTCCTCACCACTCAGCGTCTGACGACCGTCTTGGGTAGGACATAGGCCGCCCACAACCGTTAACGCTTCTCATTCACGCGTCCGACGACCGCCTGGGGTTGGGCACAGGCCGCCCATGACCTCGGTTCGAGGCTCGACATGCGTCCGACGACCGCCTTGGGCTGGGCATAGGCCGCCCATGGGCGGTTGGTGCTCCCCAGGGGCGGCGGCCGATGGCTGTCTGGGGTGGAAAGGAGTGGGACAGCGGCTATTCCGTCGTGGATGCGGGTCAGCGCACATGGATGCGCCGAAAGGCCGACGGTTTGCCCAAATTGCCCCCGTCTGTTCCCCGGTTTGGGGACTCGATCCGGCGCTGACCCGGATTCACGACGAAATAGCCGAAGGATCGGCCGTCAGACCCTCCCAACGACCCGAGGCGGTCGTCTGGCGCGTGATCGAGGAGCGCCACGGGTCGTGGGCGGCCTATGCCCAACCCCAGGCGGTCGTCGGACGCTGAGACGTGCGAAGCGCCAATGGTCGTGGGCGGCCTATGTCCAGCCCCAGGCGGTCGTCGGACGCTGAGAGGTGAGGAGCGCGTAGCGATTGGATGCGCCCCCCGGCCCGGGAGGTGGCTTCGGGTGGGCTCGCCTCCGGGGTGCCCCATGCCCGGCCCGCTTGGTCATCTCCGACCACCCCGTCTCTAAAGGCTGGGCCCGGCCCGTTCCTTTGGGGGTTTCCCGGCAGTCTTCGTATGTCCGGGGCGGGACGGTCGGTCAAGGGTTGAGCGCAGCGAAATCGCGAAGCGACGCGACGAAGGAGCGCCCTTGAGGGACCGGCCCGACACGGAGAGACGATGAGACTGACGGGAAACCCCCATACACGTCCCTGACTACCGGCCCAGCAGGTCCCGTCCACCCGTGTCGGCCCGAGCGGGGCAGCCCCGCCCGCCTTGGTCTCGTAGGGGCTACTCCGCCGACTTCAGCGTGATGGTGATCGAGCCGTCCGGGGTGGTTGTGACCTGGAGTGACGTCAAGTCCTGGACGTGGGCGGTCGGGGCGTGAGCGGCTGCGCGGGGGCCCACGCCGATCACGCGCATGCCCGCCGCCCGGCCCGCGGTGATGCCCGCGGCCGAGTCCTCGAAGACGATGCAGTCGGCCGGGTCCACGCCCAGTGCGGCGGCGCCCATCAGGAAGCCCTCGGGGTCGGGCTTGCTGGCCCGGACGGATTCGGCCGTGACCCGTACGTCGGGCATCGGCAGCGCGGCGGCCGTCATGCGGGCCGTGGCCAGGGCTGCGTCGGCCGAGGTGACCAGGGCGTGCGGCAGGCCGTCTATCGCGGCCATGAACTCGGGGGCGCCCGCGACGGGGATCACGCCGTCGGTGTCGGCCGTTTCGCGGGCCAGCATCACCGCGTTCTCGGCGTGGTTGACCTCCATGGGGCGCTCCGGCAGGAGGACGGCCATGGTGGCGTAGCCCTGGCGGCCGTGGACCACCTTCATGGCTTCCTGCGGGTCCAGCCCGTGGGACAGCGCCCAGTCGCGCCAGCAGCGTTCGACCACCGCGTCGGAGTTGACGATCGTGCCGTCCATGTCCAGGAGCAGGGCCTTGGCGGTGAGGGCGACGGGGGCGGTGGTGGTGCTGGCCGGCATGGGCGGGGCTCCAGACGGGGCGGGAAAGAGAACAAGTGGTTCCGTCCACCGGTCAGGGAGTGAGGACGGAACCACTTTGTTCCTTCACGATACAAAACAAAGGGCGGTCTGCGCCAACCGCGCGCATGTGACCCTCATCCCTCCAGAGCCTTGCGGGTCACCGGACCGTAGAAGCCCCACTCCTGATCGTCGATGCCCTTGTCGTACTGGAACTCCGACAGGGCGTCCTCCACCCGCCAGTCGAACCGCCCGTTGATCTTGCCGCGGTACAGGCCGCGCGCCGCCAGCAGCCGCTGGAGCTTCTCCACCTCCGGACCCGTGTCCCCGAAGCGCAGGATCGGCGCCTGCGCGGGCGGCGAGCTGGCGGGGCGGCTCGCACTCGGGGTGGGGCTGGGGGACGGGGGCGCCGAGGATCGGGACGCGGAGGGCGACGGGGACGGGGACGGCGACGCCGATTTCGAGGCGCTCGGGGACGGCGAGGCAGAGGGGGACGCGCTGGACGTGCTCGGGGACGGGCTCCCGGAGGGCGCGGCCGGGGGCGCGCTCACCGAAGGCGCTGCCGCCTTCGCCTCCACCAGCGCGGCGTCGCTCGCGTCGGAGCTGGGCAGCGCCCACACCGCCACGGCCGTCCCGCTGAGGGCCACCACGGCCGCGGCGCCGAGGAGCAGCGCGAGGGGCTTGCGGGAGGCCGGGCCGGTCCGCTTCTCGGGGCCCCCGCCCCCGCCCCCTCCCCCTCCGGTTGTGCCGCCCGCTTGCGGGATCGTGCGGAGCTGGACCGTCTCCGCCGGGTGCGGCGCGGGCGCGGGCACGGCCGGCCATGGTCCGTCGGCCGGCGGTACGGGTATCCCGTACGCCGGGGTGTCGTCCTGCTCCTGCGCCGGTATCGGCGCAGGGCGCCGGTCCGGGGCCACCGCGCCGGCCACCGGCTGCGGGGGCACCGGGGTGTCCGGCTCGCCGGGGTCGGGCAACGTCACGTACGGGCGGATGCGCAAGGGGTTGAAACCCACCCCCGGCACACACCCGCAGCCGGCGCCTGGGGCGCCGCATTCTGGACAGTGCTGACGGCTCACTGGACTCCCTCCCTGGCTATTGCCTGCGATTATGCAGACCCGCGGCAGCCCTCCCAACCGCCCGAGAGGCCATAACCGGACACACCGCTCAGGATGGAGATGTTGATCCGGCCTGAGGAGGTACCGATGGCTCAGGATGTGACCGCGCACGGCACGGACCCCGCTCCCGACCCGGGAAAGACCGGCCCCGCCACCGAGCACACCTCCCGCGAGGTACTCGTTTCCATCGGGGCCCTGCTGCTGGGCCTGCTGATCGCCGCACTCGACCAGACCATCGTCTCCACCGCCCTGCCGACCATCGTCAGCGACCTCGGCGGCATGGCACACCTGTCGTGGGTCGTCACCGCCTACATGCTCGCCGCCACCGCAGCCACCCCGCTGTGGGGCAAGCTCGGCGACCAGTACGGACGCAAGAGGCTCTTCCAGTACGCCATCGTCCTCTTCCTCATCGGGTCGGCGCTGTGCGGGCTCGCCCAGGACATGCCCCAGCTGATCGGCTTCCGCGCGCTCCAGGGCCTGGGCGGCGGCGGGCTGATCGTGCTGTCGATGGCGATCGTCGGCGATATCGTCCCGCCCCGCGAACGCGGCAAGTACCAGGGCCTCTTCGGCGGCGTCTTCGGCGCGACCAGCGTGCTGGGCCCGCTGCTCGGCGGACTCTTCGTGGACAACCTGTCCTGGCGCTGGGTCTTCTACATCAACCTCCCCATCGGTCTCGTCGCGCTCGTCGTCATCGCCGCGGTCCTGCACATCCCGAAGCGCTCCGCGAAGCACACCATCGACTATCTCGGCACCTTCCTCATCGCCTGTGTCGCCACCTGCCTCGTGCTCGTCGCCTCCCTCGGCGCCACCTGGGGCTGGGGCTCGGCCCGGATCATCGGCGTGGCCGTCCTCGGCGCCGTACTGCTCGCCGTCTTCCTCCTCGTGGAACGCAAGGCCGTCGAACCCGTCCTGCCGCTGGGTCTGTTCCGCATCCGCACCTTCACCCTCTGCTCGGTGATCAGCTTCGTCGTCGGTTTCGCGATGTTCGGCGCGATGGTCTACCTGCCGACCTTCCTCCAGGTCGTCCAAGGCGTCTCGCCGACCATGTCGGGCGTCCATATGCTGCCGATGGTGATCGGCATGCTGATCTCCTCCACCGTCTCCGGCCAGATCGTCAGCCGCACGGGCCGCTGGAAGGTCTTCCCGATCGCCGGCACGGGCGTGACCGCGATCGGTCTGCTCCTGCTGCACCAGCTGCACCGCACCAGCTCCACGTGGGAGATGAGCATCTACTTCTTCGTCTTCGGCGCCGGGCTCGGCCTGGTCATGCAGGTACTGGTCCTGGTGGTGCAGAACTCGGTCAGCTACGCAGATCTCGGAGTCGCCACCTCCGGTGCCACCTTCTTCCGTTCCATCGGAGCCTCCTTCGGCGTCGCGATCTTCGGCACGGTCTTCACCAACCAGCTGGACGACAAGCTCGCCACCGCGCTGGCCGGTGTCACGCTGCCGGCCGGTGCGAGCATCGCGCAGCTGGAGGCCGATCCGCGGGCCATCAGTGCGCTTCCCTCCGGGCTCCAGCCGCAGGTCCTCGACGCCTACGCCACCGCCATCACCGACGTGTTCCTCTACGCCGTGCCGATCGTCCTGGTCGCCTTCGTCATCGCCTGGTTCCTGAAGGAGGACAAGCTCCGCGCCTCGGTCACCGCACCCGATGTGACGGAAACCCTGGCTTCCAACCCGGTCCAGCGCTCGTCACGGGACGAGGTGGCCCGCGCGCTGTCGGTCCTCGGTACCCGTGAGGGCCGCCGGCACGTCTACGAGAAGATCACCGAGAAGGCCGGCTACGACCTGCTGCCCGCCGCCAGCTGGATGCTGCTGCGGATCAAGAAGTACGGCTCCACGGAGCCCTCGATGCTCGCAGAGCGCGCCAACGTGCCGTTGAAGGTCATTACGGATGCCGCCCGCCAGGTCGAGGAGCGCGGGCTCGCCGCCCGGGAAGGACTGGCGCTGATCCTGACCGAACAGGGGCAGGTGGCCGCCGCCAAGCTCGCCGATGCCCGGCAGGAGTCCCTCGCCGAGCTGCTCGGCGACTGGTGGGGCCCGGACCGTCCGACCGACCTGGTGAAGCTGGTTCAGGAGATCAATACGGAGCTGTGCGGGTCCGACGCCGAGGAGCCCTACGACTCCGCGCCGCGCCGGGACCACGCCGCCCCCTAGCGGCCGGCCTGCTGCTGCCGTGCGGGCTCAGGGGAGGAGCTTCTCGAACCAGTGCTGTGCGTACGGGCCGTCGTTGTACGCCGGTATTTCCGCATACCCGTGCCGCGCGTACAACGCGCGGGCCTCCACGAGGTCCGAGCGGGTGTCCAGCCGGACCCGCCCGGCGCCCAGCGCACGGGCCTGTGCCTCCAGGACCTCCAGCAGGGCCGCCCCGCCGCCCGTGCCCCTGGCGCGCCGGTCGACATACACCCGGGTGAGCTCGGCGGTGTCGGGGTCGAGCAGCCGGACGCCGCCGCACGCCAGGGGCTCGCCGCCCAGCCTGCCGACGACGAACTGCCCCGTCGGCGGGACCAGCCCGTCGTCCGGGAAGTCCAGCAGCCCCTGGTCGATCTCGGCCTCGGTGACCTGCCGTTTCCAGTACCGGCCGGCGACCTCGGCGTAGTAGGCACGGCGCAGGACGGTGGCGTCCCGCGTCGTGAACGCCTCGGGCGTCACGGTCCACGAGGGGGTGGATGCAGCGGGAGGGGTGTAGGTGGGGGGTTCGCTGTGAGTGGTCATGGCGTCATTGTGGAGTTCGCGGGCGAGGTCCCGCGTGGAATATCCACAGGGCCGGGCCGATGATAGGAAAAGGACATTTCCCTGCGTACCCGGAGGGTGGGAACGCCATGTCAGAGCACCCCGACTGTGCCCTGGTCCGCCGCGGCTACGAGGCCTTCGGCAAGGGCGACATGGAGACGATGAGCACGCTGCTGACGGCCGATGCCATCCACCACGTGCCGGGCAGCAACCCGCTGTCCGGGCACCACAAGGGGCGGGAGAACGTTCTCGACCTCTTCCGCCGCCTCTCCGAGGAGACGAACGGGACCTTCCAGGTGCACCTGGAGTCGGTGCTGGCGGACGGCCGGGGCCACGTGATGAGTTTCCACACGGCGCGCGCCGACCGCGGTGACCGCGGCATCGAGATCCGCCAAGGGCTCTTCTTCACGATCATCGGCGACAAGATCACCGACATCGACCAGTGCACCGCGGACATCGACGAGGAAGACGTCTTCTGGAGCTGAGCCCGCCCTGACGCGGGGCTGGCCCTGGTGATGCGGGGGTCCCGCCCGGTCCGGGCCGACCCCCGCATCACGCGGTGCGTTCAGGCCTTCTTCGGCGCTGCCTGCTGCACGACCTCGAACGACCACACCGTCGAGGCGGACGCCGCGGGCTTCGGCCGCTCGCCGCCACCGCCCTGGCCGCCCTGGGCGCCGCCCTGGTGGGCCGCCTTCATCGGCCCCTCCATCCACGCCTGGAAATCCTGCTCCGAACGCCAGCGCGTGTAGACCAGGTACTGGTCAGTGCCCTCCACCGGGCGCAGCAGCTCGAACCACTCGAAGCCGTCCGAGCCCTCCACCGCCCCGGCCCGGGAGGCGAAGCGCTGCTCCAGCACCTCCCGCTGCTCGGCGGGAACCGTCAGCACGTTGATCTTTACAACACTCGGCACGTGGCACCTCTCATGAAACGCAGGCCGGGCTGTGCGCCCGGCCTCGACGACGTGCGTGCAGTCTCCTACATCCCCGCATCCCCGCATCCCTGCAACCCCGCAACCCCGCGGGCGGCGTGCGGCTGTCCCGGTGGTCCGAGGGGCCACCGGGACAGCTGTCATGCGACATCACGTGGTCACTGCTGGGGCGGACGCCCCTCCCCGGAGGTGGGCGGCTGCTTGCCGATCTGTTCGTTCAGCTTCTGCTGCGCCGTGTCGACCTGGCCCTGGTACTTGTTGCCCGTCTTCGCGTCGAAGGCGTCTCCGGCCTTCTCGACGCCTTGGCGGGCCTGGTCAGGGTGTCCCTTGATCAGATCCTTGAGCTTGTCAAGCATGGACATGAGCCGTCCTCTCCACGGAATGCGTGTCATCTCCAGCTTCACCATGAACTCCGGTGTCCGCACCCGGAGCGAAACCCGAGCGAAACCCGCAGCGAACCCGGAGCGGGCCCGGAACACCCCGGAGCACCTGCGGGTTCCTCGGATCCGCCCGGCGTCACAAGGGCCGGTCGATCTTCCCGATGCCCGTGAGGGCCGACCGAGGCATCCCGCGGGAGATATCGTCTTGCGGGTAATGGAGCGCGGCAGCCAGGCAAAGTCAGGGTTGCGGTCAACAGGGCGGGAGGCCGGCGAGGCGTGGCTAACGCGGCAGAGCACAGCGGTGCGAACGGACATGCCGGAGTCATAGGCGACAACAACAGGCTCGGGGCGGCACGCCTCCTCCTGTGGGCGCTGGCGGGCGCTCTCGCCGTCAGACAGGCCGCCGCCGTGCTGAGCGTGCCACCCGGGGAATGGCTGAGCGGCTTCCACCTCCCCGGCAGCCTGCCCGGATCCGTCTACGACACCGGCCAGTTCTCCGGCACGCCCTTCGCCGGGCTGGTCCTCAAGCCGCTGGTCGGCCTCGCCGCCCCGTCGCTGGAGATCGCCTGGACCTGTGTGACGCTGCTGTGCGTCGCCGCCATCGGGCTCGTCGCCGCGCGCGGCCTGCCCGACCCGGTGCCGCGGCGCACCGCGCTCCTCGCCGCGCCCGTGCTCACGGCCCTGATGATGGTCTCGATCCCCGTCCGCGAGGCCGCCTCACCCGGCCGGACCGCCGTCCTGCCCGTGCTGCTGGTGCTGCTGGCCGTCTTCCGCGTGCCCGGTGACCGGCCCGCGGGCTTCCTCGTCGGCCTCGCCGCCGCGCTCCAGCCGGCGCTGCTGCTCTTCGCCCCGCTGCTGTGGCTGACCGGACGCCGCCCCGGCGCGCACACCGCCGCCGTGACCTTCGCCGGAGCGACCGCGCTGTCCTGGGCGGCCATGCCGCGCGACTCCTGGACGTACTGGGTGCAGCACCTGGCCGGTACCGGCCTCGGCGGCGCCCCCGACGGCCTCGCCAACCAGTCCGTGCACGGCGCGCTGCTGCGCCTCGGCCTGACCGGACCGCTGGAGATCCTGCTCTACGCCGCCCTCGCGGGCGCCATCGTCTTCTTCGGCCTGCGCCGCGCGGTCCGCTACGCCGGCGACGGCCAGCTGCTGCTCGCCGTCGCCGTCACCGGCTGCGTGGCCGTCGCCGTGTCCCCGGCCGGCTGGCGCCACCAGCTGCTGTGGGTGCTGCTCGCCGTCGCCGGCAAGGTGGGCAAGCGGGCCGCCGACCGATCCGTGTGGCCGGTGGCCGTGGTCCTCGCCATGACCCTGCCGAGCACGGTGCTGCTGCCGAACCTGGCCGCGCTGGCCCCCGTACGCGACAACGTGCTGCTGCTCACCGCCGTGGCCGCGGCCTGCGCGGTACCGTTCCTGCCGCGCTCCTCGCCGTACTGGCGCGAGCCCGTACCGACCGACTACGGGCGGCCGGCCGCGGCCCGCTGGGCGCGGGTGCCGCTGCTGCCGTTCTGGCGGCGCGTGCTGTCCCGCCCGAACCTGCTGCTGGAACTCCTGCTGATACGAGTGGGCTACTCGCTCTACTCGCACATCCGGGCCGCCGCCCCCACCAGCCGCACCCTCGCCGAGGGCAACGGCAGCCAGATCCACGGCATCGAGAAGGCGCTCGGCATCGACATCGAGCACGCCGTGAACCACGCCGTCGTGAACACGCCCTGGCTGGAGGCGTTCTTCAACTTGTACTACACCTCCTTCCACTTCGTGGTCCCGCTGACGATCCTGGCTGTCCTGTACTGGCGCCGTCCCGGCGACTACCGCTGGGCCCGCGCCTCCCTGGGCCTGGCCACCGTCCTGGCCCTCGTCGGCTTCTGGCTCTACCCCCTCGCGCCGCCGCGCCTGATGCCCGGCCTCGACTTCATCGACACCGTGCACGGGCCGCAGGACCTGGCCAACCCCTCGTACGGGGCCATGACCGCGATCTCCAACCAGTACGCGGCGATGCCCTCGCTGCACTTCGGCTGGTCGCTGTGGTGCGGGATCGTGATCGTGGTGCTGGCGCCCAAGGGCTGGCAGAAGCTGCTCGGCGCGCTGCACCCGCTGATCACGGTGTGCGCGATCGTCGCGACCGCCAACCACTGGGTCCTGGACGCGGTGGGCGGCGCCGTCGTCGTGACCGCCGGCTTCGGGCTCGTGTACGTGCTGTCCGGGCCGCGGGGGCTCCAGGTGGACCTCCCGGCGCAGCGCACCACCGGCGGAGAACGGACGACGGCGACCCCGGACGGGGCCGGCGTCGCCGAGCCCGTCGCGGGGGCGCGTTCGTAGACGGGTCGTAGGCGGGTCGGCGGCGGGGCCGGCGGGGCCGGCGGGGCCGGCCCCCCGACCGCGTCAGCCCTCGCCGCGCCGCCTGCGCAGCAGCGTGCGCAGCGGGCCCGGGCTTTCGTACCCGACCCGCCGGGCGACCGCCGTCAGCGACAGGTCCGTGGTGCGCAGCAGGTGTTCGGCCTGCTCCACCCGCAGGTCCTGCACCAGCCCGACCGGTGTGCGGCCGAGGGTACGGGCGACCGCGCGCTGCAGGGTGCGCTCGCTGACGCCGAGCTCGCGGGCGGCGTCCGCGATCGGCGCCGGTTCCGCGAGCCGGGTCCGCGCCCATTCCTCGAAGGCGGCGACCAGCGGATCGTGGCGGGCCAAGGCGCTGGGGATGGCGTACGCCGCCTGGGAGGCCCGGTCGTCGACGACGAGGTAGCGCCGGACCAGATCCGCGAGGGCCGGACTGCGCGCGCCGACGAGCGACAGCGCCAGGTCGAGGTGGCCGAAGGCCGCGCCCGCCGTCGTGACCCCGCCGGAGCTGACGACCATCCGGGTCTCCTCGACGGCGACCCGGCGGTAGCGGTCCCGGAAGAGCGGGGCCAGCCACCAACTGGTCGTCGCCCGCAGCCCGTCCAGCACCCCGGCCTCGGCCAGCAGGAAGGTGCCGGTGCAGGCGGTGGCCAGTGGGGTTCCGCGCTCGCGGGCCTCGGCCAGGATCCGGCGGGCCGGACGCAACCCGCCCGAGCCCACGGCCTCGACCAGCAGGTCCGGGCGGCGCTCCATCAGCGCGGGCACCACCAGCAGGTCCGCGTCCTCGGCGACGGCGGCCGGTTCGGTGTCGATGCGGTGGCCGAGCCCGGTGCGGACCCGGCGCCGCACGCCGACCGTACGGATGTCGAAGGCGGGCGGTGGGGTCCCGGCGACCTGGCGGCGCAGCGCGTGCGCGGTGTGCAGCACGTCGAGGACGGCGGATATGCCCGAGTCGAAGACCCCGTCGAGGGCCAGAACGGCGACTTTCACCGCTCCACGGTAACGCCGACCGGGCCCGGTCGGGCTGTCGGAATCCATACGGAAGCTGCCGGATCCGACACTCGCGGTCGGCCCGGGGGCGCGCCTAGGGTCGTTGCCATGACCACGTATGAGAGCAGTAGCGGTGCCGAGCTCCGCAGCCGTACGCACACCTGGCAGCCGCGGCCGGAGATGACCCCGGACATCCTCGGCATGAGCGGGCTGGAGATCCTGCAGGCGAGCATGAAGGGCGAACTGCCCGGCGCGTCGATGATGAGCACCCTGGGCTTCCGGCTCGCCGACGCGTCGGAGGGGACCGCCGTCTTCGAGGGGGACCCGGGCGACCACCTGCTCAACCCGATGGGGACGGTGCACGGCGGCTTCCTGGCCACCCTGCTCGACTCGGCCCTCGGCTCGGCGGTGATGACGCTGCTGCCGGCGGGCGTCAGCTACACGACGGTACAGCTCGGGGTGCACATGATCCGGCCGGTGATGGCGGACACGCCCACGCTGCGCTGCGAGGGGACGGCGCTGCACGTGGGGCGGAGCACGGCGACCGCGGAGGCGCGGGTCGTGGGCACGCGGGACGGGAAGCTGTATGCCCATGGCACTACGACGTGTGTGGTGCTGAGGGTGGGGTGAGCCGCTGCCCCTCCGCTGCGCTGGGCTGGGCTGGGGGAGGCCGAAGGGGCGCCGGGGCGTTGGATGGCCCCGGCGCCCCTTCGGCTGGATCGTCGCTGCTTGCCAGGATCACTCCGTTCGGGGTACGCCGCCAGTCGGGCGGGTGCGGCGCCGCTGCCGGGGCGCCGCCCCGGACCCCGCGCCTCAAACGCCGGCGAGGCTGGGGGGGGAGGGGCGGGTGAAGGCGAGAGAGCGGGGCGCCGCCCCGGACCCCGCGCCTCAAACGCCGGCGGGGCTGGAGTGGGCTGGCCGGGTTGGAGGGGTGGTCAGGGGTGGGTTACTCGGAGTTCCTTGATGCCGTTGAGCCAGGCTGCGCGGAGGCGGCGCGGGGGGTCCGTCGTCAGGTGGAGGTCGGGGAGGGCGTCGGCCAGGGCGTTGAAGATCAGGTCGATCTCCATGACCGCCAGGGACTTGCCCAGGCAGAAGTGCGGGCCGCCGCCGCCGAAGCCCAGGTGGGGGTTGGGGTCGCGGGTGATGTCGAAGACGTCCGGGTTCGTGAACACCTCGGGGTCGTGGTTGGCGGAGGAGTAGAACATCCCCACCCGGTCGCCCGCCTTGATCTTCTGGCCGCCCAGTTCGGTGTCCTGGGTGGCGGTGCGCTGGAAGGACACCACCGGGGTGGCCCAGCGCACGATCTCCTCCGCGGCCGTCGACGGCCGGGTCGCCTTGTAGAGCTCCCACTGCTCGGGGTGGGTGAGGAAGGCGTGCATGCCGTGGCTGATGGCGTTGCGCGTGGTCTCGTTGCCCGCGACCGCCAGCAGCAGCACGAAGAAGCCGAACTCGTCGGAGCCGAGGTTGCCCTGGCCCTCGGCGGCCACCAGCTGGGTGACGATGTCCTTGGCCGGACACTCCTTGCGCTGGGCGGAGAGGTTCATCGCGTAACCGATGAGCTCCATCGCCGCGTTGGAGCCGACCTCCTCGGTGATCGCGTACTCCGGGTCGTCGTAGGCGATCATCTTGTTCGACCAGTCGAAGATCTTGGTGCGGTCCTTCTGCGGTACGCCGATCAGTTCGGCGATGGCCTGGAGCGGGAGCTCGCACGCCACCTGCGTGACGAAGTCGAAGCTGCCGTCGGCCGCCGTCGCCGCGGCCTCCTCGACGATCTTCCGGGCGCGGTCGCGCAGGGCCGCCTCCAGGCCGCGGATGGCCCGCGGGGTGAAGCCGCGCTGCACGATCTGGCGTACGCGCGTGTGTTCCGGCGGATCCATGTTCAACATGATCAGGCGCTGGGCATCTATCGCATCACGTGCGATGTGCTCGTTGAAGCGGATGATCGCGGTGTTGGTCGTCGAGGAGAACAGCTCCGGGTGCGTGGAGACGTACTTGACGTCCGCGTGCCGGGTCACGGCCCAGTAGCCCTCGTCGTCGAAGCCGGTGATGCCCCGCCGCTGCGGGCACCACCAGACGGGTGCGGTCTGCCGCAGCTGCGCGAACTCCGGGAAGGGGACGCGGCTTTGGAGCAGGTCTGGATCGGTGGCGTCGAAGCCTTCGGGCAGTGCGGGGCAGGACATCGGGCAACTCCAAAGTCTGACGGACCATCAGAAGTTGGCTTGAAGGTAGTAACGAGTTCTAGAAGTGACAAGGGTCGTGGCGCCAACTGTTGCGTGTGGAATCCGTGCAGGGCGCGTGCAAGACCCTTGCGTGCCGG encodes:
- a CDS encoding PaaI family thioesterase; this encodes MTTYESSSGAELRSRTHTWQPRPEMTPDILGMSGLEILQASMKGELPGASMMSTLGFRLADASEGTAVFEGDPGDHLLNPMGTVHGGFLATLLDSALGSAVMTLLPAGVSYTTVQLGVHMIRPVMADTPTLRCEGTALHVGRSTATAEARVVGTRDGKLYAHGTTTCVVLRVG
- a CDS encoding cytochrome P450, producing MSCPALPEGFDATDPDLLQSRVPFPEFAQLRQTAPVWWCPQRRGITGFDDEGYWAVTRHADVKYVSTHPELFSSTTNTAIIRFNEHIARDAIDAQRLIMLNMDPPEHTRVRQIVQRGFTPRAIRGLEAALRDRARKIVEEAAATAADGSFDFVTQVACELPLQAIAELIGVPQKDRTKIFDWSNKMIAYDDPEYAITEEVGSNAAMELIGYAMNLSAQRKECPAKDIVTQLVAAEGQGNLGSDEFGFFVLLLAVAGNETTRNAISHGMHAFLTHPEQWELYKATRPSTAAEEIVRWATPVVSFQRTATQDTELGGQKIKAGDRVGMFYSSANHDPEVFTNPDVFDITRDPNPHLGFGGGGPHFCLGKSLAVMEIDLIFNALADALPDLHLTTDPPRRLRAAWLNGIKELRVTHP